A window of the Rhodothermia bacterium genome harbors these coding sequences:
- the tnpA gene encoding IS200/IS605 family transposase, protein MPNTYTQLYIQFVFSVKGRQNLIQESFRDELEKVICGIINRHHCKPYAIYCNPDHTHILVGMHPTIAPSKLMEQAKSGSSKWLNQQKHILGQFSWQDGYGAFTYSRSQIDQVMKYIMSQPEHHKKQSFKEEYLLLLEKFEVPFEERYLFEWYEE, encoded by the coding sequence ATGCCAAACACATACACCCAATTATACATTCAATTTGTTTTTTCGGTCAAAGGGCGACAAAACCTCATTCAAGAATCCTTTCGAGACGAATTAGAAAAAGTAATATGTGGCATTATTAACCGGCATCATTGCAAACCATATGCTATTTATTGCAATCCCGATCATACGCACATTTTAGTTGGAATGCACCCCACTATTGCACCTTCAAAATTGATGGAGCAAGCAAAATCGGGGTCGTCAAAATGGCTCAATCAGCAAAAACACATCTTAGGACAGTTTTCATGGCAAGACGGTTATGGCGCATTCACCTATTCCAGATCACAAATTGATCAAGTCATGAAATACATTATGAGTCAGCCAGAACACCATAAAAAGCAATCTTTCAAAGAAGAATATCTGTTGCTCTTAGAAAAATTTGAAGTCCCATTCGAGGAGCGATACCTTTTTGAATGGTATGAAGAATAG
- a CDS encoding SUMF1/EgtB/PvdO family nonheme iron enzyme, with the protein MALANLEPNTNTPHTLGERCAKRIFFCIKVYGQSMNGSNICFLYWDLPRMHILLRYGNPYFARVNIPHKEQHRVLRGGSYFNHAILCRATRRNRLSPDYQNVVIGFRLLFAAHNAGVRP; encoded by the coding sequence GTGGCTTTAGCAAATCTGGAACCAAATACGAACACACCACACACACTCGGCGAAAGATGCGCCAAGCGGATTTTCTTTTGTATCAAGGTATATGGTCAGAGCATGAATGGCAGCAACATATGTTTCCTCTATTGGGATTTACCACGCATGCACATACTTTTGCGCTACGGAAATCCTTATTTTGCGAGGGTGAACATACCTCATAAAGAGCAGCATCGTGTTCTTCGCGGCGGTAGCTACTTCAATCATGCGATCCTTTGCCGCGCCACGCGCCGGAATCGCCTTTCGCCTGACTATCAGAACGTCGTTATTGGGTTTCGGCTTCTCTTTGCAGCTCATAACGCCGGAGTGCGACCATGA